CTCGGTTGTCTTTTGTTTGAACGCAACCGTCATGAGCTGCGCACGCATAGAGGGCGAACCGGTTAGACACTCGAGTCTCAGAGTGCATGAACTCAGAGGGAATTTTGGGAACCGTCACGTATATCCCTCGGTGTTTACGCAAAATCTGGAACTGTACAATTCCAAGAACTGGGAATTTGACGTTCAGGAACGTCCCGATTTCTTCACTGGGGTTATTCGGTTTAAAGAAGCAGTGCAAAGCCTTTTATCCTTGACGCTGTTTAGCCGTTGGTATGAGAGAGATCCGTGAGAGTAGTTTTATCATTGTCACTTGACATActcagtttattaatttcttgtcatGAATAGTTTGCTCTCCCTTTAGAAAATGGTTAGCCAGGTGAAATGGGAAGAGAGCACATACAAAACTGTGAAAGTAATTGgatatttgatattaatttttttctctgatatGTTGACGAGATGGCCTAAGTGacagtaatatgtatgtatatatacatgtgtgtgtatgtagggcttgtcattatttatatagaatatgtacgtttcaaataaaaatgaatcaaactgTTATTATACTTACCATGAATGGCTAGTGGTTCCTTGCAGTTAAGTTCAtccagtacttttttttatataacttttcttacTTCACTGTTAAGTAGTCAACGCAAGTTGTGccaatttcttgttatttcaaGTTCAGGAACTTCTAATATCTCCTCTATTTCTTTCAGTAGCATTGCTTTCCTTTCCTTGTTGAGATGAGGCGTTCCACACTTCGGGGAACTTTCTCATATTGCCGTGTTAAAAGCATTGTTTGAGAACTACCACAATTGTAATTGTTAGAGGATGAGATATCGCAGGCAACACTCAATAGCTAGATTCGGGATAGCTATTTAACTGAATAACTCGAGCCTAGAGTAGTCTCAGAGAGAGGTTGGAATCGTGTAATCACTGGAGCACTGTTAGACTAAGACAGCCGTAGCGGGAACTTAGAGCAGTGATAGCTAAAGAGCTCTAGCTTCCGTTTACACCATCTAGAGAGCTCTACCTAGTGCAAATCTAGCTAAATAACCTTGCAGCGATCACGTGCCTTAACATTTAGAGATATAGAGACAAAAAAGAAACTGTCAAAGCAATGCAATGCAATATCTTAAATACGGCGAGCATCCTTTGGATTAAAAAAATACGGCGCGTATCCTTTGGATTAAAAAATAAGTGGAACGATtaaatacagtttatttttaaactaaatcCACATTTtgtacaaagatataaaaatccTTATGAAATTGTTTTGTATATAATGCCCAACAGAGACGATTTCTGGGAGCTGGTGGTTGCATgcttcactcacacacacacactctctctctctctccttgaccaAATATATTGCAGGCTGTTTTCAGGTATTATCTGATAGTTGGAAAACTTAATGTACCAAAGGGAATACTCTAGACGTACACTCACACATGGTGAACGAGCTGAGTGATCTCAAATTGTCTGAccttataaaatacatatgatcATACTCCATTCTCTTTCGTAGTTTACGCatactttatgtatttatgtgtaagtATAGTACAACGCCCAAGCTTGCACGAGGACTCAGACTTAAGGATGGGCTTCCTTAGAAGCTTCAAGAAGTGTTCTCTGAAGGTAGGCCTACTTCTTAGAAGCTTCAAGAAGTATTCTCTGGAGTTAGGCCTGCTTCTTACTTAGAAGCTTCAAGAAATGTTCTCTGAAGTTAGGTCTACTTCTTAGAAGCTTCAAGAAGTGTTCTCTGAAGTTAGGCCTACTTCTAACCAACAGTCATTGACCATAACATTAGACAAAAGTGTCAATTGCATTAATAATTGAGATGTTAGCTCAAGGAACAACACGGAAAATTTGTTGATAACCAGatataaaataagtattaatGACTGTCACGCCTAATGATGATGGTGGTGCAAGAATATGCTCAACATAATGAGGGTCAGGAGACCGAGGCAAatgaagctgactttttccaAAATGAGGTGAGTCTCCGAGGGGGAGGTTTTTTCTTCCTCGCTGTCTTTCTCgccgtggtggtggtggtgtccaGAAAATTCGTGGGACAGGACCTCGATGAAAATCACGTGCACGAAGATACctgagggagaagagagagagagagagataaacggtAAGATTAGATTATAATGGTCAGCTGAACAAATAAGTATTTAGAGAGCTAGCTAAAGTCAAGTTTTGTTATTGTGAAAAAAGAATTGTACAATGAACTGCTTCTTCAAAGTCCATTATTCCTCATCATTAGTTAATTCTGTCTGGTGCACATACAAGTGATTTCTTTTAATCGTTATACCATTCACTGGCTCTTCTTGAAAAAATGCTAATTACTAactctaaaaatgaaaattttttatagacCTGCATAGGACTATGTTCTATCACCTTCCATCTTGAAAAACCTATGAAGAAACATTACTAGGATATGAATTTATACCCTCACTGGGGGGCATTTCTTAAGATCTTGGGCATTCTTTAGTCTTCAATACAAGCACTCAACTGGGCAGTGGAATTAAGCTGACTAATACAAGGTCAAACCGGAATAAAAGCCAAGTGAAGAACCTTACCCGTGGCGAAAGCTTCGAAGACAGCCGAAATGATATCCCTGTGATCTGAAGGGGCGTTCTGAAGGCCAAACCCAATGGCGACGCCTAGAGGAATCGTGGCAGAGAAGATAACGACGTAGATCACCTTGTATATCCTATTCAGAGTATTACTTCTGCTGACCTGCAAATGGAAAAGGAAAGTAGTCTGCATTTCTCTTAGCTACTTAGTTTTCTATTTAGGTCGTTAGATGATATGctccgtagggagttagtgccgtcggtgcacctcactcggtgcactgtaggcattactcaaggttctttgcagcgtcccttcggcccctaaatgcaacccctttccttcctttcactgtacctccgttaatattctctttctttcctcttacctTCCACCATCTCCTACTTAAAACCCTAGTtgctctcgatttccctttcagcactgaatgacctcgtatcccagcgcttggcctttggcctaaattttatatcacaATGCTAAttccactgactagaaattcaagcttccaaagaatattatgttcatcagaaagaagtaacagaaagtaacaggaaatacagaaagaagagatcagttattagaaaagaaaaataacaaatgaataaataacaataaagtatatttttatcttacctCCATGCCAAAAGTGAACGCCATGACTACTTCGTGAACGAAGACAGCAACGCCGAGCTCCATGACTTTCTCTGTCTGCGTCTGAAGGCCAACGGCCATGCCCTCGAAGACCGAGTGGATGCCCAGGGCCACTAAGAAGATGACTGAGGAGGGCACGCCGTGTCCTTCGTCTGCGGAATAGAGGGAAAAATAGTTCTTACAGTTCTGGCAACTGGTGGAAATCTAAGGCATGTTTTGTGGGTTGAAAATGAGCATTTCATTGCGTCCATGGACGTTATTGGACTAAAGGTAACTTGAGTCTTTAAGTTTTAAGTGTTTCTGAGACGAAGTGGGATGCTGTAGTTTATAAGAGTTAAACATGGATGTAGGCTACATATtgtgaaaatacatacataggcctatatgtatatatacataaatacatgggCCTACGCATACAcgtacataggcctacatacatgcataagcctgcatacatacaaacatacaatactTTAACTTATCGACATTTTCACACTAATTTGAACATACTTATCACTGCAAGTGAGCGAGAAAATAACTGAGGAAGCTTTCACCTTTCGTGGCAGAATTCAAACGCAACAGCACGCCATTTGTGAACGGCTGTTAAACGGTAAGTATTAACAGTTCTGTCGAAGCATCACTTCATACCTTCATCGTGATGGTGAGCACAGTCTTTGCCAATCAGTAATTTTTCAGGATCGCCGTCTTTCTTGGGGCTTTCGGCGGGAGGCAGTTGTCTACGGAAGTTGGCCAGTCCATTTTGACCGCCTTTGCGAGAGTGCTCCACTGCGTGGATCTGTTAAAGGTAAACAGCGGCATTTTTACAATAACAATTCACTGAATTCCTTTAAATCACGCTTATGGTTCGGCTATCTACTTTATATCCATCAGAGAAACTCCATTTTCACTCTGGAAAGAGGACTTTTAGCTGTGTTCAGATGTCTTAAGGACAAATTTTACTAAAAACGGAGACACAAGGATATAAATTCTGGAGAAAAAAGCTTTTCAGAATACACAAGGATATAAATTCTGGAAAACAAAGCTTTTCAGAATACACAAGGATATAAATTCTGGAAAACAAAGCTTTTCAGAATACACAAGAATATAAATTTTGGAGAACACAGCTTTCCAGGGTTTCACTATAACTCATTCTTCAACGGCACAAAGATTTGAACACTAGCCACCAAGATCTGTACAGAGCTAATAGTCTACTCCTTTGCCCACAGAGGAAATACTCTTATTTCTTTCTGAATAATGTGCAGCAGAACCCACCTTGGACGCTGTCGTTAGACAACCAGATCAGCTGAGCTcctatcttagaaaaaaaaataaagtagacgCTATCTTAGCCTGCTGGagtgaaagacagaaaaaatagtattcttaCCATCTTATCAAGAGTGAAAATGCTGAGAAATCCGATAGTAACCACGAAGAAAGCCCACGGGAACTCTGTGAAAGTGGTCCATTCCTTGTCGTTTCGTCTTATATCCTGTTCAGAGAGACGACGGAAGcgatattttattacatttttcaaatttaaatgtttcagaaaaaaaatacatacataggcctacatgcatatatacatggaTAAGTAACTAAATATATCCTGTTAGAGAGACGAAGGAAacgatattttattataatttggaATTTAAATGtcccagcaaaataaaaatacatacataaatgacaATAAACTTCCTTCTCacgtcgtgagagagagagagagagagagagagagagagagacgagggtgCTACCTGCCTGGCCATAGATATACGAGAAT
The sequence above is drawn from the Macrobrachium rosenbergii isolate ZJJX-2024 chromosome 15, ASM4041242v1, whole genome shotgun sequence genome and encodes:
- the LOC136846751 gene encoding zinc transporter ZIP1-like, which codes for MEVGQAQVLAIGIIFVINSMVGLAPVLLKGNLPEVIVPKTQTRNRLLSAASCFGAGVFLFVCFMGLLPDADHKFHHFLEDIRRNDKEWTTFTEFPWAFFVVTIGFLSIFTLDKMIHAVEHSRKGGQNGLANFRRQLPPAESPKKDGDPEKLLIGKDCAHHHDEDEGHGVPSSVIFLVALGIHSVFEGMAVGLQTQTEKVMELGVAVFVHEVVMAFTFGMEVSRSNTLNRIYKVIYVVIFSATIPLGVAIGFGLQNAPSDHRDIISAVFEAFATGIFVHVIFIEVLSHEFSGHHHHHGEKDSEEEKTSPSETHLILEKVSFICLGLLTLIMLSIFLHHHHH